ATATCTTCGCCAGCCAGATAGGTGTTGCTGGTGCCGTCCTTGACTGCTGCCAGGCTCTTGGGAGTTTGCCAGTCCATGGGGTACAGAATGCCGTCCCCTTTCCACCAAGGTTCGCAATCGCCCCCCGTCGAATTGCCGTTGGCCCAATCGCCCCAACAAAAATTGGCTCCTTGCACTCCCTTGTAATTCGTCAGTCCCGTCTTTAATCCGCGCAAGTAACGGGTCTGCTCGAAGTACACGCGAATCCGACCAAGCTCGTCGCTAGGGCAGTGAAAAACCGCGATCGGCGTTTCGATAATCGGGGTTTGATTCAGCTGGCGATTCGGAATGTCACCCGTGCGAGTGATGTTGATTTGCTCGAGGTAGGGCAGAATCGCCGATAGCCAACTCCACGAACTGCTGTTTTCGTATGCGCCGCCGAAGGCCGTCCAATCGTCGTAGTCGCCATAGCGATTAACGGGCAGTTTGAGATTGGAGTCTTCGAACAAATGCACGGCGATGCCGATCTGCCGCAGATGATTCTGGCACTTGGTACGCCGCGCCGCTTCGCGGGCCGATTGCACGGCGGGCAGAAGCAGCGCCATCAAGACGCCGATGATGGCAATCACCACGAGCAGTTCGACGAGCGTGAAGCCGCGCCGAGGTGAGTCTTCCTTCGTCATTTCAGCCTCGCCTTCTGTGCGAGCCAGGGACATCAATCAGATTAGGGTGCTGCCCGGGTAAGTTGCAGGTTATAGCTGCCGGCAGCAGCATCGGGTTTAACTTCGAACGCTAAGGGAGAGGAGATGGCATCATTGTAGCGTTTGGGAATCAACGATTTGGGAAGACCGGGATGAACTTTACTCAAATCAATGGCTGGCTCGTTGGCAAACACGACCACGCGATAAAAGCCCGGCGGTGCTCCGGGGCGGCCAGCGGTGTAGAGACGATAGTTGCCTTGGCTGTCGATCAAGCCGGTCGGCTGATGCCGCGTTTCGTTCCCGTTCTCAGCCCGCAGAGAAACGACCCCCGTCGTCAGCGGTTCTTGTTCCAGCTGAACGGTCCCGCGGACATCGAGGAGCGCTTCACCCGGTTCAGAACACCCCGCCGCAAAAAACAGCGGCCAACTTCCGAGCGCAAGGGCGCTGAAAGCTAGCGAACAGCACAGCGAATTGCGACCAGCAGAGAGCACAGACGAAGTCTCTCAGCGACAGGGATGAAAGCAAGTCGCCATTAATTTACCCGCGAGGCAACTTCGGCTGCTAGTCGAAGTTGCCGCAGAATTGCCGGCGCGCACTTATCTGCAGAGCCCCCGAAATTATGAGAAGATAAATTGCACACCCTCGATTCATTCACGGAGCCTCTTCCATGTCTGCTTCTTTCTCCCGCCGCGATCTGCTCCGCACTACCACCGGCGCTTTGGCGCTCGGTTCGGCCGCCGGCTGGCACGCATCAGCGCAGGCGGATGAGAAGCGGAGGGAGAAACTTGTCGAGCCGGACTTTAAGGTCAAGCATGGTCGCATTCGCCAGTCGGTCATGGGCTGGTGCTTCAATCCCCTGCCCGCCGTGGAACTGGCGAAGCACTGTCGCGAGATCGGCATTGTAGGAATCGAAGGAATTGGTGCCGATCATTACCCGGCAGTCCGCAAACTCGGGCTGAAGATTTCGCTCGTCGGCAGTCATGGTTTTGCCAAGGGGCCGTTCAATCGAGATAACCACGAGTTCTGCCTGGCCAAGCTCCGCACGGGCATCGATCTGGCCGTCGAGAACGAGTGCGAGAATGTAATTACGTTCACCGGCATGCGCGAGCAGGGGATCTCGGACGAACAAGGAGCGAAGAATTGCCTCGACCTATGGAAGCAGGTGATTGGCTATGCGGAAGAGAAGAAGGTGAATCTCTGTCTCGAACATTTGAACTCGCGCGACGGCAGCCATCCGATGAAGGGGCACCCGGGGTATTTTGGCGACGACGTCGACTTCTGCGTCGACCTGATTAAGCAAGTCGATTCGCCGCGAATGAAACTGCTGTTCGATATCTACCACGTGCAGATTATGAACGGCGATGTCATTCGCCGTCTGCGGCAATACAAAGACGTCATCAGTCACATTCACACCGCCGGCAACCCGGGGCGCTGCGAACTCGATGACAAGCAAGAGATCAATTATCCGGCCGTGATGCAGGCAATCATCGACATCGACTTTCGCGGTTTTGTGGCGCAGGAATTCATTCCCACCTGGCCCGATAAGATCGAAGCACTGCGCCACGCCGCAAAAGTTTGCGACGTGTAATTCGATGCCCCGTCGATGCTACGGCTTCGCTGCTTTGAGTGTGGCCAACTTTAACTCCGCGGGTTGCCGAAAGGCAGCAGCTGGGGCGCTGGCAATAGCCGCCTCGTACTGTTCGATGCCTCGTTTGGTATCGCCTGTTTTGGCAAAGACGTCGCCAAGTCCGACGTGCCAGTAATAGGCGAGGATCGGCGTCCGTTGCTCGGGACCGGTAGCAATCGCTTTGTTCGCCGCGGCAACAGCTTTCACTTTGTCGTTGGCCTCCAGCCAGGCAGTGGCGGCTTCTTTCCAATTCCAGGCGGCAAGTTTCATCGAATCGGCTGCTGCCTTCTCGAAGCGTTCGGCCACCTTCGCAGCCAAGACGAGATTGAGCTCCTTCGCCTTCTGCTCATAGATGGCTTCCTTCTGTGCCTGATCGGGCTTCAAAGCATAAACTCGCGCCAGAATGCCAACGGCAGCTGGATCGTTGGGATCCTTTTGCACGCGGGCTTCGTAGCGCTCGATCGCCCAATCTGTCTTGCCGCGCTGATGAAGAAAGCTGGCGACATCGCGACTGGCGAGCGAACGGGCGGCCGTCGTTTCCGCATTTCGCAAGATAAACTCCTGAGCCTCGAGCATTTTGTCGGCATCAGGCAACAATCGATAAGCGCCGAGCAGCGCTTGATACGCCTTCAACCGGTCTTTGTCGGTCGTGGCCAACTTCACCGCGGCTTCAAAGGGCTCTTGTGAAGCGGCGACCTGCTTCTCTCGCAGCGAGATGCCTCCCGCGCGCATCGCGGCGTCATAATCCTTGTATTCCGCTGCCTGCAGGGGCCACGCGAAAAACAGCAACACGTACACCGAGGGGAGGATTCGGTTCCACATCTCGCTTGCTCCGAGTTTGGTTGTCGTTACTTCTTCGCGTATCGCCCTTCGTGATTGATGCGGGCGAAAACATCGTTGAGCACCCAATGAAAAACGCACAGGTGCAGACTCTCGACCATGCCCATGTCATCCAAGGCAACGTGCAGCCCATGCTGCTGCATGCCCTTGAGCTTGCCACCAGAGTAACCCGTGAGACCATAGGTCGTGAGTCCGTGGCGATTGGCCCAATCAACGGCAGCCAGAATATTTGGGCTGTTGCCGCTGCCACTGATTGCGATGACCAGATCCCCCTTGCGTCCGTAATTCATTAGCTGCTGCAAAAAGATGTGCTCGTACGAGACATCGTTGCCGACCGCCATGATCCAGCCCAGATTGTCGGTCAAGCTGAGAACCTTCAAACGCTTTTTTGATTCGTCCTTGAGGTCTTCGGGCCGGAGCGTACTCTTGCCGAGATCCTCGGCCATGTGCGACGCCGTTGTGCCGCTGCCGCCGTTGCCAAAAATGTAAACGAACTTGTCGTTCTCCCAAGCCTGGTAAATCAAATCGGCCAGCTTGACCAGTTCAGCCTGATCGAGCCGGGCTGTTTCCGTTTGCAGGCGAGTGATATAAGTCGGCAAATCGAGCGTAGCACCGAGCATGATTCGTGAAGTCCGTTGACGTGAAGGAGACTGAGAAAGACCGGGGTCGGGGCAATTTTCGGGTTCGTTGATCACTGCCTTGGCCGAACAGTTCCGCCCCGAAACATTGTCCTGACCCACTGGGGTGAACGCTAGTGCGCGAGTTGCCGGCTTTTTGATCGTCAACGCTATTTGGGTCAGGAAGATTTTCGGGCCGACCGTTGAGTGCGTAAAGAGTCACCGAGCCCGAAAAACTTCCCGACCCTGAAGTTAGCGATGCAAGACCCCGGGTCGGGGCAATTTTCGGGCAGCGAAAGACTGCCTTTAGCTGGCTGAGGTCGCCCCGAAACATTGTCCTGACCCACTGGGTGAACGCTAGTGCGCGAGTTGCCGGCTTTTTGATCGTCAACACAATTAGGGTCAGGAAGATTTTCGAGCCGGCAATTGAGTGCGTAAAGAGTCACCGAGCCCGAAAAACTTCCCGACCCTGGGCTATTCGGGACGGCGAGGGCGGCCACGGCGGCCTTCTTCGCTGGAGAGACCGAGTTGTTGGGATGTCGTCGATCGCCATTCCGAGCCACCGAAGGGAATACCAAGGCGAATGCACTTTCGCAGCTGATCTAGCTCCGCTTCTGTTTGCGGTTGATTCACAAAGCCGCACCAGTCTGCGGGCAACGGCAGCGGCCAATTTGATAATGTTACGTCGGCCCGCTGCTGTTGGCGTTGCCACAGGCTCGACCAACGCCAATCCTCAGCGCGCGAGACAAGCGAGGCTCTCAGAGCATTTCGTTCGACGTAGCGACATACCGTGTAAAAGTGATCGTCATCCTGAACCGGGAAAGCCTTAAACCTGCCTTGGTAAAGTGCTCCGCGACCTTGCGTGCCGTGAGTTTGGTGCCAGCGCTGTGCATGAACGGTAGTCGCTCGCTGCATAAAGTCGGTCAATTGCTCGTCGGTCTGTGGCCACACAATCAGGTGCCAGTGATTAGGCATCAGGGCGTACGCGAGAAGCCTGAGCGGCTCCAGTTGTTGAGTTTCGGCGATCACGCGCAGAAACGCCTGATAGTCATCATCAGTGTCAAAAGGCTTCCAGCCACCCGCAGCGCGATTAAGTACATGGAAGACAAATCCTGCCGATCCGGAGCGCTTTCGCCGAGGCATACGAACCGTCATCATTACGAAAGGTGTGAGGGCGACGAGTTGAACTACGCAATTAGGGTCAGGAAGATTTTCGGGCCGGCGATTGAGTGCGTAAAGAGTCACCGAGCCCGAAAAACTTCCCGACCCTGAGCTAGGTGGGCCTTTTGTAGACGGCGAGCAGGCGCTCGGCGCGCTGGCGAATGATCTCGCGCAGTTCGAGTGGTTCGATCACTTCGGCCTCGTCGGCATAGCCGAGGATCCACCAGGAGATTTCTTGCAGGCCGGAGACCGTCACGGTGAAGTCGAGCGCGCCGTCTTCCAGACGTTGCGTCTGCTGCGTCTTATGCCACTGGACTTCTTCGACGTTACGCGCGACTTTCGGCGAGAAGCGAATCTTCACGTTTCGATCGGGGCCCGGTTCGGGATTCAAACGCCAGGCATTGCGCAGGTGACTCTCGATGCGGAAGTTCTTGGGCATCCGCAGCGGTTCTTCGAGGATTTGAATCTTACGAATGCGGCTGACGTTGAACGTGCGCACTTCGCGATGGACCGACGAACGGCCAATGACGTACCAACTGTGTTGGTGAAACAGCAGGCGATAGGGATGCAGCTTTGTTTGAATCTGCCGCTGCTCGTGCAGGCTTTCGTAGCGCATGCGCACGCAGCAGCGCGACGAAATGGCGGCCAGCAGTTGCTCGTAGATCCGTTCCTGCCCGACGAGCGAATTCGTCGCATCAAGCCGAATCCGAACGGCGCTCGTCACGCTGCGCAGATAAGCGACAAAACGCTGCGGCAGCGTGTTGGCCAGCTTATCGGCCGCGGATTGAGCGGCGGCATAGAAGGGAATCGAGCGCCGGTCACCCATTTGCCGGCTGAGGACCAGCATCGCAAACGCTTCCTCGGTGGTGAACTGCGTCGGCGGTAGAAAGAAGTGACCAGGGATTTGATAACTGCCCCGCTGCTCGTCGTATTGCAGCGGGACATCGGCATCGCGAAGCGCCTCCAGATCGCGGAAGATCGTTCGCCGTGTTACTCCGCACAGCTCGGCGAGGGCTTGTGCGTTGTAGGCTTGTCCCCCTTGCAGCATTCCGAGCAGTTTCACCACTCGTCTAATTTTTGTCAGCGATGGTGTCTTGACCACGGAAATAGGCTTCGTAATTCGGTGCGGCGTCGCTGTTGGCTTGAGTATATCCGGCTGGAGATACGTTAGCATCCGTCTTGGCCGCTGGCGAATTCGCGACGGCAGATTTCACACTGGCCGTCTCACGGCGGAGCGAAGCGGTGGCTGCACCCCGCAGTGGATTGCCAGTCTTGCCAGTGGCCGGTTGAACCGAAGTTGCGTCGCCCAGGTTGGGCTGAGCGGGCAACGAAGCCGGTGGCAAGGCCGGAACCGATTCAATCGTCGGAGCAGGATCGGCCTGCATCATGGGAGCAGCATCCTGGCTCGAACCCGTTTCGATAGCCTGCACGCGGCTGCTGCCCGGCAGTTCTTCGAATCCGACTTCGCTCGGCATGCCTTCCATGGTGGTCGAGTGCAGGGCACCGGACGAGTTTGGTGTTTCGCCGCGGCTAATCACGCTGGGGCGAGTCCAACCATAATCGAAGTAGATACCTGCGTCACGTTCGCGAGCACGTTGCAACGCATCGAAGTAAGCCTTCTCTGGCCAAGGGCCTTCTTCCATGCTGATGCCGTTGTATTCGAGGATCGAACCCTTGCGAGTGTGCAGGTCCGCGATCGACTTGTTGTATTCAGCCACCGAAACCCAGAACGCGTTTTGAGCTTGGGCCCGACGACGCTGAGCTTCGAGCACCAGGTCGAGCGTGACCTTGTCGAGTTCGTACTGGTTCTGCACCACTTCGACTTCTGTCTGAGCGGCCACCCAACGGTTGGCGTTGGTCTGAGCCAGCTGATAGTTGGCGTCGAGGTTTCGCACGGCCTTCGAGAGACCGACGTTAACGTCGAGTTCCATATCGTCGAGCGAGGCCTTTTCACGAGCGAGACGCAACTGAGCGTGACGCACACCGGCCAGTTCGCGGCGGAAACCGATCGGCATGGTGAACGACCCGAACAAGCCCCATTCCTGATAGTTGCCTTCCGTCAGTTCGTCGACAGCGGTCGAACCAGGAGCAGGGAAGTTCAAACCGTTGCGGTCCGCGTTGATCAAGTCATCGCCCAGACCGACCCAGCGATACACACCACCGACATCCAACTGCGGCAGCAGGCGGTTGCGGGCGAGGATCAATTCCAATTCACGCTGCTTGATTTCCCAACGCTTGCTGATCAGTTCTGGACGACGAGCGATCGACTCGGCCATGATCTCGGTCCAATCGAAATTGACGCGAGCCAGGTTCGGATCATCCTTCGGGCGGATCAGGCGGCCATCGGTGGCAGCCAGGCCCATCAGCAGGCGAAGTTCGTTTTCGTTGTTGTAGAGTTCCCGCAGGGCCGTTTCGACCTGAGCGCGGAAGGCGTAGTACTGTTCGCGAGCCTGAGCTTCGGCTTGCAAGTCTTCGACACCACCCTTGTACTTGGCATACACGATGCGCCAGGTGATGAGGGCACTATCGCGACCGACCTTGGCGGTTTCCAGGTTGCGATAGGAGAGATACAAGTCCCAGTAACGGACTTCGATGTTGTTGAGCATGTCCTGCAACTGGCCTTGCAGGTTGAGGATTTCGATATCGTTGCCGATACGGGCAATCACCACAGGCATGCGGTTGATGAGCGTGCCACGACCACGGAGCAGCGGGTGACGAGCTTCGACCTCCATCGTTGTCGTCCAGGTGCTGACGAGGGGTTGCACGTTCTGGCCGAAGTTGAAACCGCGGTTGTAAGCAGTGTTGTTGCGGACGGTGTAGGTCGTGCCTTCTGCCGATTGCTTGCTGATCGAGCTGGTCAAACCGCCATCGACGGTCTTGGTGATGAAGGGAAAGGTCGGGTTGGCCGAAGCGATGTTACGAGGACGATCGGTGTAGTTGAGGAAAGCGTTGGCTCCACCAGGACCATTGCCGACGATGCTCAGCTGAGCATCAAAGGCCGAGAGAGCGGCTTCCACACCGAGCTGCGAGTTGTTCACGCCGCCGTCGACCGTGGCGCCATCGTTCTGAAAGCCGGGATTCGATTCTTGAATGGCGGGGCTGTAGATCGAAGCGAACGACCGGGTGCCGAGTTGCAGCAAGTTACCTTCTTGCGTACCGGCGAACAGGGTGCCATTTTGCAACCGTACGGGCTGGCCACCGCGAATGAGCTTGGTATTCGCCAGCGAGATCGAGACGACCTCTTCCAGCGAGAGTTCCCAAATCTCTTTGTACTCGGGATTGCTGAGCGTGAACGGCGCGTGTGAGAGCGCTGCATCGGCCAGCGGAGCTTGCTGCAAGTCGGGCGTTTCCTGTTGAGTCGCCTTACCGATGTAATGCGACAGGTCGCCATCATCGTGCAGATAGAAGGGTTGGGTGGGATGGCAGCCCGACAACGCGAGCAGCATTCCCACTAACACCCAGCGCCAAGATTGATTGTGGCGGGTCATCGCTTCCCCATTCCTCAGGAGTTACCGTCGAGCAGCCAACGGAGTCGTTCAGTCAGGCCTATTGCCGGCGAGCGCACTGCGATTGCAGTGCGTGCTGGCAGAATCTTGTACTCAGGCCCCCCTGAGCGATCTCACGTCGGACCACGCGCACAGCGCACTTCCGAATCTGGGAAATCGTTGGAGGAGTTATCGTCCCCCTAACCGGCAAACTTTGACTAAACGACGAAATCGTCAGGAATTTCGCGAGCGGGCAGCAAGCGGGCTTGCCTAGATTGCGAGCATTACCGAGATGCTTGCTAGCAGCGCTAGGCCAGGAGCTCGCGGACGACGTTGCCAGCAACGTCGGTCAGGCGGAAGTCGTGTCCTTGCGAGCGATGGGTCAGCTGCAGATGGTCGATCCCCAGCAGATGCAGCAGGGTTGCATGCAGGTCGTGAATACGCACCGGTTGATCGATGACATTATAAGAGAAGTCGTCTGTGCGACCGTGAACATAGCCGGGGCGAGTCCCTCCTCCGGCCAACCACAGGCTGAAGCAGCGGGGATGATGATCGCGACCATAAGTGGGCGAATCGAGCGCGCCCTGGCTATAGGCAGCCCGGCCGAACTCTCCACCCCAGATCACGAGCGTATCGTCGAGTAAGCCACGCTGCTTGAGATCTTGCACGAGTGCTGCCGACGGCTGATCGGTGGCGGCAGTCTGTTTTTTCAATCCGGCTTCGACCTTCGTGTGGTGGTCCCAGTCGCGGTGATACAACTGCACGAACCGGACGCCGCGCTCGACCAGTCGCCGCGCTAGCAAGCAGTTGCGCGCATACGAACCGGGGCGTTGCACATCGGGACCATAAGCGGCCAGTGTTTCCGGCTTCTCCTGCGAAAAATCGGCCAGCTCCGGCACAGCCGCCTGCATGCCGGCAGATAGCTCGTACTGCTGCACGCGCGCCAGTGTTTCTAGGTCGCCATGTTGCGTTTGCGCCAGGCGATTCATCGCTGCGAGCGTATCAAGCGTGCGGCGACGAGTGGCGACATCGACTCCCGGCGGGCTGGATAAATAAGGAATCAAATCGCCTTCACCGCGCAGACGCACTCCCTGATGCTGCGACGGCAGAAAGGCCGAACCCCACAGGCGGCCATAGAGAGGCTGATCGCCTGGTTCACCACCAGAGATCATCACCACGAATGCTGGCAGGTTTTCGTTGTCGGTCCCCAAGCCATAGCTGAGCCAGGATCCAAAACTGGGGCGGCCTGGCTGCTGGCTGCCCGTTTGCAGCAGCGTGAGTCCCGGGTCGTGATTGATGGCTTCGGTCTGGGCCGTGCGGATCAAGCAAATGTCGTCGGCCAGTTTGGCGGTGTGCGGCAGCAGTTCGCTGAACTCCATTCCACACTTGCCATGCCTGGCAAACGCAAACGGCGAAGCAGCAATTGGCCAGCTTCCTTGCTGCGAGGTCATGGTCGTCAGGCGTTGACCTTGTCGAATCGATGCCGGCAACTCTTCGCCATGACGAGCCCGCAGCCCCGGCTTGGGGTCGAACAGATCGAGTTGCGAAGGTCCGCCCGACTGGCACAAAAAGATGACTCGCTTGGCGCGCGGCGGATGATGCGTCGGCTGCCCGCCAACTGCAACGTGTTTTTCTGCTGCTTGCGTGGAGGTTCGCAGCAACGTCGCCAACGCGGCAAGCCCCACGCCATAGCCGGCGGTCGTCAGCCAATGCCGTCGCGCGCTCAGTTGCTGCAGCGTTAGCTCGGGGCAACTTGGCGAAAGTGCTGGCATGGGGGGTTCACCGAATGTTCGCATTAACTTCACAATGGAGGCTTCAAGTGGTGCGGCTGTTACGCCACATCGCGATCACCACCTATTCGATTGTATCCCCGCTCGCGCCCGCGGCGAAGTATTTTGCCTTCGCCTGGTCGAGTTTGCGACAGCAGGAACTGAACCAGCGTGTTTGCGCGTCATAAACCGAACCTGCTAGCCACCTGCGGCTATTTTTTCTGTTTCCTGCTGGTGAGTGCCACTGCGCAGGGCGAAGACATGGTCGATTTTGTTCGCGACGTGCAACCGATCCTGAACGAGCACTGCTGGAAGTGTCACGGCGAACAGCAGGCGGCCGGCGGCTTGCGGCTCGATCAAAGGGAACTCGCCGAACGAGGTGGAGGTTCTGGTAAGAACTCGCTCGAACTGCCGATTTCGCGCAACGAACTAATGCGCCGCATCCGGTCGACGAAAGATGGCGTGCGCATGCCCCTGGAAGGACCGCCACTGGCTGCTGACCAAATTGAAACCCTCACGCACTGGATCGAACAAGGAGCGACCTGGCCCGCTCACGAGGTGGAAGCGGCCAAGAGTTTTGGCCCACCACCATCGTCCGTCGACATTTGGATTAAGCGCTGGGAAGCGGTTGCCGCGCCACAGTACCGTCCCGTTTATTGGTCAACCATCGGCCTGCTCGTGCTGGTGCTTGCAATCGAGCGGACCAAGGATTTTGTTCGCAAGATGAAGAAGCGTGCGACGGAGAGCGACGCAGGAAGCACCACGGCGCGACCTCTGCTCCCTCAACTCGCCGGCGTTTCGCGAATGTGGTACCTCGTGGGACTCATGGGTCTCGCACTCTGGATCACGAACTTGTACTGGAGCAGCGAGGTGACGCGGCTGAATGCCAGTCTGCTCAGTTCCTCGCGCGGCAGCAGCTCGACGCTCGGCAGTGGCACTACCACTAAAAGCCATTTGCACGATCCGCTGCGGCCACAGCATCCACCGCGCTTGGGCGGTGCCTATTATCGCGGGAATGACGAACGAGGCGCGGAGTTGTTCAACGGCGGTAACTATCGAACCGCGACGTTTAACGTCCATCTGGCCGACGCCGACGGAAACAAATTGGGCTGGGATGATGCGATTCCCGAGCGGATCTTCATTCGCTTCGAGATCATTCGTGCTCCACACTCTTCGCCCACGCTGTTCAGCCCCGATATTATGGCCCAGATCGGGATTTCGCCCGTACAGCCCGAACAAGTGGAAACGGCCGCAGAGATTCCGCTGGTCCGGCTAACGACCGTCGAAACAGGGGAACGCTGGAGCGCGCTTTATCCGCTCGATCACATTCCCGATCAAGGGCGACTCGCCGGTAAGTTGTATGTCTATCGCAACACCAATGGCCAAGGCGCGCAGACCCTGTCTGAACCTTCCTACTTGATTGGCTACGAGCTTTCGGCCACCGAAGGACTCGTCTCGCGCGAGTCGCAAATCTGGATGGCCTCGGTCTACAATGTCCACTCGGTTCAGTGGCCAGAACCTGGGCGCATTCAGCCCAACGAATGGTTCGACTACCGGCCCATTCCAGAGATCCAGAAGTAGGTTCAGTGAGTCGCTAGACGAGAGTCTCCCAACCGTCACGATCGCCCCAATCTGCCTGTGCTAATTGCACAGAGTATTCATTCCACGCGAATGGGTTTTTGACACCACTAGTTGGCAATCTAGGTTTGTGCGACCGCCATTCCCCACAAGGGGCGTGACCATTACTGTCGCTTGCCAAGAACGACTGACTGATTATGACTACACTGATTGTGGAAGCTGCCGTCGCCCTTACTGCAGCCTCAGCGGGTGCTGCCGCTGGCTGGTGTTTTCGCCGTTCGACCGAGGCCAAAGCGAAGGCCTCGCCGGAACACGCTCCCATGACGTCGGTCGATAGCGAACAAGACGCTGAAAGTAATCGCCAGGCTGCCAAGCAGTTGCTGACGCAGGTCCACGCGTTGACGACGAAAGTGTCGTCGCAAGTCGGCGAGCACAACTTGCGCGTGCAAGCGATCAACGACCAACTCAACTCGGGCGAAGCCCTCGATCTGGATACGATCAATAGCGCCGTCAATCGCCTGGTCGAAGCCAATGCCTGGATGCAGCAACAGCTCGACTCGGCCGAATCGAAATTGGAAAGCCAAGCGCGCCTGATCGAATCGCACGTGAACGAAGCTCGAACCGATGCCCTCACCTGCATCGCCAATCGCCGTGCCTTCGACGAAGAGATGCAACGCTGCCTCGATCTCCTCCGCATCGAACGAGTTCCCTCGTGCGTGATGATGATCGACGTCGACTTCTTCAAGAAATTCAACGACACCCACGGCCACAAGGCGGGGGACGAAGTGCTGCGGCATGTGGCCCGCGCGCTCAAGCAGGCCGCTGGCGGATCTGGCCTTGTCTGTCGTTACGGCGGCGAAGAGTTTGCCGTCATCATGTCTGGCCTGCATGCCAAAGATGCCTTGCCCATTGCCGAACGCTGCCGGGCCGCCATTG
Above is a window of Anatilimnocola aggregata DNA encoding:
- a CDS encoding c-type cytochrome domain-containing protein, which codes for MFARHKPNLLATCGYFFCFLLVSATAQGEDMVDFVRDVQPILNEHCWKCHGEQQAAGGLRLDQRELAERGGGSGKNSLELPISRNELMRRIRSTKDGVRMPLEGPPLAADQIETLTHWIEQGATWPAHEVEAAKSFGPPPSSVDIWIKRWEAVAAPQYRPVYWSTIGLLVLVLAIERTKDFVRKMKKRATESDAGSTTARPLLPQLAGVSRMWYLVGLMGLALWITNLYWSSEVTRLNASLLSSSRGSSSTLGSGTTTKSHLHDPLRPQHPPRLGGAYYRGNDERGAELFNGGNYRTATFNVHLADADGNKLGWDDAIPERIFIRFEIIRAPHSSPTLFSPDIMAQIGISPVQPEQVETAAEIPLVRLTTVETGERWSALYPLDHIPDQGRLAGKLYVYRNTNGQGAQTLSEPSYLIGYELSATEGLVSRESQIWMASVYNVHSVQWPEPGRIQPNEWFDYRPIPEIQK